From a region of the Rhodococcus sp. 4CII genome:
- a CDS encoding ABC transporter ATP-binding protein: protein MSMEVTAWNAMYNAMHAQEDRRPFSRTTLRRIARFALPHRRSLGWYLLLSVVTAALAVATPVLAGRVVNAIVGGDAVSVVVRLAALIAVIAVLESALALWTRWLSASIGENLILDLRTAVFDHVQKMPIAFFTRTRTGALVSRLNNDVIGAQRAFSDTLSGVVSNLVTLGITLIVMVGISWQITLCALLLLPIFVLPARRMGARLAQLNREAANHNSVMSTQMTERFSAPGATLVKLFGRPSEESAEFAVRARRVRNIGVRTAMLQSVFVTALTLVSALALALVYGLGGFYALRGQLDAGAVVAMAMLLTRLYSPLTALASARMDVMSALVSFERVFEVLDLTPLIAEKPDAVAVPEGPVSVEFDSVEFAYPSADKVSLASLEEVATLDTRGGVDVLHRLSFRAEPGQMIALVGSSGAGKSTIAQLVPRLYDADAGAVRLGGVDVRDLTADSVRATVGMVTQDGHLFHDTVRANLLLARPGATQADLDEVLERARLTELVAALPDGLDTVVGERGYRLSGGERQRLTIARLLLAHPRVVILDEATAHLDSTSEAAVQEALGEALAGRTAVVIAHRLSTVRAADLILVVESGRIVERGTHTELLAAGGRYEELYRTQFDTGTVSSPALTEVLR, encoded by the coding sequence ATGAGCATGGAAGTCACGGCGTGGAACGCGATGTACAACGCGATGCACGCCCAAGAGGATCGTCGACCCTTCTCCCGTACGACGTTGCGGCGGATAGCCCGGTTCGCCCTGCCCCACCGTCGCAGCCTCGGGTGGTATCTGCTGCTCAGCGTCGTCACGGCCGCGCTGGCAGTCGCAACCCCGGTACTGGCGGGACGTGTCGTCAACGCCATCGTCGGCGGCGACGCGGTCTCCGTCGTCGTGCGTCTCGCAGCGCTCATCGCGGTCATCGCCGTACTCGAATCCGCCCTCGCCCTGTGGACACGGTGGCTGTCCGCGAGCATCGGCGAGAACCTGATCCTCGATCTGCGGACCGCCGTGTTCGACCACGTGCAGAAGATGCCGATCGCCTTCTTCACCCGCACGCGCACCGGCGCGCTGGTCAGTCGCCTCAACAACGACGTGATCGGTGCGCAGCGCGCGTTCAGCGACACCCTGTCGGGGGTGGTGTCCAACCTCGTCACGCTGGGCATCACGCTCATCGTGATGGTCGGGATCTCCTGGCAGATCACCCTGTGCGCTCTGCTGTTGTTGCCGATCTTCGTCCTGCCCGCCCGCCGGATGGGCGCACGACTCGCGCAACTCAATCGTGAGGCAGCCAACCACAACTCGGTGATGAGCACTCAGATGACCGAGCGGTTCTCGGCGCCGGGCGCCACCCTCGTCAAGCTGTTCGGCCGGCCCTCCGAGGAGTCCGCGGAATTCGCGGTGCGTGCCCGCCGAGTGCGAAACATCGGTGTCCGCACGGCGATGCTGCAGTCGGTGTTCGTCACCGCACTCACTCTCGTGTCGGCGCTCGCTCTGGCGCTCGTCTACGGACTGGGCGGGTTCTACGCACTGCGCGGACAACTCGACGCGGGCGCCGTCGTCGCGATGGCGATGTTGCTGACCCGGTTGTACTCCCCCCTCACCGCACTTGCCAGCGCACGCATGGACGTGATGAGCGCGCTGGTGAGCTTCGAGCGCGTCTTCGAGGTCCTCGACCTGACACCATTGATCGCGGAGAAACCCGACGCGGTCGCGGTGCCCGAGGGCCCGGTGTCGGTGGAATTCGACTCCGTGGAGTTCGCGTATCCCTCGGCCGACAAGGTGTCGCTGGCGTCGCTCGAGGAGGTCGCAACCCTCGACACCCGTGGCGGCGTCGACGTGCTGCACCGGCTGTCGTTCCGCGCCGAACCCGGACAGATGATCGCGCTGGTGGGGTCGTCCGGGGCCGGGAAATCCACCATCGCCCAGCTGGTTCCCCGGCTGTACGACGCCGACGCGGGCGCGGTGCGACTCGGCGGGGTCGACGTGCGGGACCTGACCGCCGACTCCGTGCGCGCCACCGTCGGCATGGTGACACAGGACGGCCACCTCTTCCACGACACCGTGCGGGCCAACCTCCTGCTGGCCCGGCCCGGCGCCACGCAGGCGGACCTCGACGAGGTCCTGGAGCGGGCGCGGCTCACCGAACTGGTCGCCGCCCTGCCCGACGGCCTCGACACGGTGGTCGGCGAACGCGGCTATCGACTGTCCGGTGGAGAACGTCAGCGGCTGACCATCGCGCGGCTCCTGCTCGCGCATCCGCGGGTCGTCATCCTCGACGAGGCCACGGCGCACCTCGATTCCACCTCCGAGGCCGCCGTCCAGGAAGCGCTCGGGGAGGCGCTCGCAGGCCGGACGGCGGTGGTGATCGCCCACCGGTTGTCGACCGTCCGCGCGGCCGATCTGATCCTCGTCGTCGAGTCCGGGCGCATCGTCGAACGGGGCACCCACACCGAACTGCTCGCCGCGGGCGGCCGGTACGAGGAGCTGTACCGCACTCAGTTCGACACGGGCACGGTGTCGTCCCCGGCTCTCACCGAGGTTCTCCGGTGA
- a CDS encoding DUF664 domain-containing protein, producing MTETPSIPNPISDERGLLLLMLDNQRTAFRNAVSGLTEEQARSVPSASEMSLSSLVKHVIDGEEAMTSRITGTPRGGEDPVAAWMAAWNVTDDETVDVLLARFGDAQRATEAAVAAETDLDRDVHLPADVARWMTPGVVFTVRYLLLHQIEELARHAGHADIIRQSLDGARADTLGLG from the coding sequence ATGACCGAGACACCCAGCATCCCGAACCCCATCTCCGACGAGCGCGGACTCCTTCTCCTCATGCTCGACAACCAGCGCACCGCGTTCCGCAACGCAGTGTCGGGGCTGACCGAGGAGCAGGCCCGCAGCGTGCCCAGTGCCAGCGAGATGAGCCTGTCCTCGCTCGTCAAGCACGTCATCGACGGCGAAGAAGCGATGACCTCCCGCATCACCGGCACCCCGCGCGGCGGCGAAGATCCGGTGGCCGCGTGGATGGCGGCATGGAACGTCACCGACGACGAGACCGTCGACGTTCTCCTCGCCCGTTTCGGCGACGCGCAGCGCGCCACCGAGGCCGCGGTCGCCGCCGAAACCGACCTCGATCGCGACGTTCACCTGCCTGCCGACGTGGCCCGGTGGATGACGCCGGGGGTCGTGTTCACGGTCCGCTACCTGCTGCTGCACCAGATCGAGGAACTCGCGCGGCACGCCGGTCACGCCGACATCATCCGGCAGTCCCTGGACGGCGCACGGGCCGATACGCTCGGGCTCGGGTAA
- a CDS encoding maltokinase N-terminal cap-like domain-containing protein, translating into MNELTSERIPDATLERQLAEWLPDRRWFAAKGNTISAVRILLRHTLTAVFGFSAEHLLVAVEFEAGPPQVYQIPLGFRSHLPEDLEPWALPDGGESTMIAYDGLHDAEVITLYADLLAEATGSGPVQLKTVPGTVIEPGLRGRTLGAEQSNTSVVLGEKLLMKIFRLVTPGVNPDVELHLALAEAGSEYVATLRAWMETDVAGVLTTLAMVQDFEANSADGWSMALGSVRDLLIEADLHAAELGTDFAGEAHRMGAAVAEVHATLARELGAEERQVASTTVDAMTRRLDAATSIVPELGDVADAVRDTFAEAEALGATTVQRIHGDLHLGQVLRTPERWLLIDFEGEPAKTLDERREPDSPLRDVAGMLRSFDYAAHHLLADSVPMGATGAASQRDFRAREWAQRNADAFCEGYASVSGTDPREAAALLRAYELDKAVYETVYEFRNRPSWIGLPLSAIRRLTGEPR; encoded by the coding sequence GTGAACGAACTCACCAGTGAACGCATTCCCGACGCCACCCTCGAGCGGCAACTGGCCGAGTGGCTGCCGGACCGGCGGTGGTTCGCCGCCAAGGGCAACACCATCTCGGCGGTGCGGATCCTTCTGCGTCACACGCTGACCGCGGTCTTCGGATTCTCGGCGGAGCATCTGCTGGTGGCGGTGGAGTTCGAGGCCGGGCCGCCGCAGGTGTACCAGATCCCGCTGGGGTTCCGCAGTCATCTGCCCGAGGACCTCGAGCCGTGGGCGTTGCCGGACGGCGGGGAGAGCACCATGATCGCGTACGACGGACTGCACGACGCCGAGGTCATCACGCTGTACGCCGACCTGCTGGCCGAGGCCACGGGTTCCGGGCCGGTGCAGTTGAAGACGGTGCCGGGCACGGTGATCGAGCCGGGGCTCCGCGGCCGGACGCTCGGTGCGGAACAGTCGAACACGTCGGTGGTGCTCGGCGAGAAGCTCCTGATGAAGATCTTCCGTCTGGTCACGCCGGGTGTGAACCCCGACGTGGAACTCCACCTCGCGCTCGCTGAAGCGGGCAGCGAATACGTGGCGACGCTGCGGGCGTGGATGGAGACCGACGTGGCCGGTGTGCTGACCACCCTCGCGATGGTGCAGGACTTCGAGGCCAACTCCGCCGACGGGTGGAGCATGGCTCTCGGCAGCGTCCGCGACCTCCTGATCGAGGCCGATCTCCACGCCGCGGAGTTGGGAACCGACTTCGCCGGCGAGGCCCATCGCATGGGCGCTGCCGTCGCCGAGGTGCACGCCACCCTGGCGCGTGAACTCGGCGCAGAGGAACGGCAGGTGGCGTCGACGACCGTCGACGCCATGACGCGCAGGCTGGACGCCGCCACGTCGATCGTGCCCGAGCTGGGTGACGTGGCCGATGCCGTGCGGGACACGTTCGCCGAGGCGGAAGCGCTGGGCGCTACCACCGTCCAGCGGATCCACGGCGACCTTCACCTCGGTCAGGTACTGCGGACACCGGAGCGGTGGCTGCTCATCGACTTCGAGGGAGAGCCGGCCAAGACGCTCGACGAGCGCCGGGAACCGGACAGTCCGCTGCGGGACGTCGCGGGCATGCTGCGGTCCTTCGACTACGCCGCTCACCATCTGCTGGCCGATTCGGTGCCGATGGGAGCGACGGGTGCCGCGTCGCAGCGGGACTTCCGTGCGCGGGAATGGGCCCAGCGCAACGCCGACGCCTTCTGCGAGGGCTATGCCTCGGTGTCGGGCACCGATCCACGCGAGGCGGCGGCGCTGCTCCGGGCCTACGAACTGGACAAGGCGGTGTACGAGACCGTGTACGAGTTCAGGAACCGCCCGAGTTGGATCGGCCTGCCGCTGTCCGCGATTCGCAGACTCACCGGAGAACCTCGGTGA
- the treS gene encoding maltose alpha-D-glucosyltransferase produces the protein MPLEESSSAHTDPSREGAAQPEHDLEGHLVEARSEDFFHARELQVDHEWFKTAVFYEVLVRAFFDSSGDGTGDLKGLTSKLDYLAWLGVDCLWLPPFYDSPLRDGGYDIRDFRAVLPEFGTVEDFVQLFDQAHRRGIRVVTDLVMNHTSDTHAWFQESRSDPEGPYGDFYVWSDRDEAYPDARIIFVDTETSNWTWDPVRKQYYWHRFFSHQPDLNYDNPDVQDAMIDVLRFWLDLGIDGFRLDAVPYLFEREGTNCENLPETHAFLKRCRAVVDAEYPGRALLAEANQWPSDVVEYFGEPDVGDECHMAFHFPLMPRIFMAVRRQNRFPISEILAQTPPIPSSCQWGIFLRNHDELTLEMVSDEERDYMYSEYAQDPRMKANIGIRRRLAPLLENDRNQLELFTALLLSLPGSPVLYYGDEIGMGDNIWLGDRDSVRTPMQWTPDRNAGFSRADPARMYLPVIMDPTYGYQSVNVEAQMNSTNSLLHWTRRLIQVRKQHPAFGTAAFTELGSANPAVLSYVRETPRSAERPYSDVILCVNNLSRFPQAVILDLTEFTGRIPVELTGSVPFPAIADDGYMITLPGHGFFWFALQPDPKSGGVVSGHPVSSEAEQAVQQ, from the coding sequence ATGCCCCTGGAAGAGTCGTCGTCGGCCCACACCGACCCGTCCCGGGAGGGCGCTGCCCAGCCGGAGCACGACCTGGAGGGCCACCTCGTCGAGGCCCGGTCCGAGGACTTCTTCCATGCCCGGGAACTGCAGGTGGACCACGAGTGGTTCAAGACTGCCGTCTTTTACGAGGTCCTGGTCCGTGCGTTCTTCGATTCTTCGGGCGACGGCACGGGCGACCTGAAAGGGCTGACGTCCAAGCTCGACTACCTGGCCTGGCTCGGTGTCGACTGCCTGTGGTTGCCCCCGTTCTACGATTCACCGCTACGCGACGGCGGATACGACATCCGTGACTTCCGTGCGGTGCTGCCGGAGTTCGGGACGGTGGAGGACTTCGTCCAGCTTTTCGATCAGGCGCACCGCCGGGGGATCCGAGTCGTCACCGACCTGGTCATGAATCACACGTCCGATACACACGCCTGGTTTCAGGAGTCGCGCAGCGACCCCGAGGGCCCGTACGGCGATTTCTACGTGTGGTCCGACCGCGACGAAGCGTATCCGGACGCGCGCATCATCTTCGTCGACACCGAAACGTCCAACTGGACGTGGGATCCGGTCCGCAAGCAGTACTACTGGCACCGCTTCTTCTCCCATCAGCCGGACCTCAACTACGACAATCCGGACGTCCAGGACGCGATGATCGATGTGCTCCGGTTCTGGTTGGACCTCGGGATCGACGGATTCCGGCTGGACGCCGTGCCGTATCTGTTCGAGCGCGAAGGCACCAATTGCGAGAACCTGCCGGAGACACACGCGTTCCTCAAGAGGTGCCGGGCCGTCGTGGACGCCGAGTACCCGGGTCGCGCCCTGCTCGCCGAGGCGAACCAATGGCCGTCGGACGTCGTGGAGTACTTCGGGGAGCCGGACGTGGGGGACGAGTGCCACATGGCGTTCCACTTCCCGCTGATGCCCCGCATCTTCATGGCCGTCCGCAGGCAGAACCGCTTTCCGATCTCCGAGATTCTCGCGCAGACACCGCCGATTCCGAGCTCGTGCCAGTGGGGGATCTTTCTCCGCAACCACGACGAACTCACGCTCGAGATGGTGTCCGACGAGGAGCGGGACTACATGTATTCCGAGTACGCGCAGGACCCGCGCATGAAGGCGAACATCGGTATTCGGCGACGTCTCGCGCCGTTGCTGGAGAACGACCGCAACCAGCTCGAGCTGTTCACGGCGCTGCTGCTGAGCCTGCCGGGATCACCCGTCCTCTACTACGGCGACGAGATCGGCATGGGCGACAACATCTGGCTCGGCGACCGCGACTCGGTGCGGACACCGATGCAGTGGACCCCCGACCGCAACGCCGGATTCTCCCGGGCCGACCCGGCGCGAATGTATCTGCCCGTCATCATGGATCCCACGTACGGCTACCAGTCGGTGAACGTCGAGGCGCAGATGAACTCGACCAACTCGTTGCTGCACTGGACCCGGCGCCTCATCCAGGTCCGCAAACAACATCCGGCGTTCGGGACGGCGGCCTTCACCGAGCTCGGCAGCGCGAACCCGGCCGTCCTGTCGTACGTGCGCGAGACGCCGCGGAGCGCGGAACGCCCGTACAGCGACGTCATCCTGTGTGTCAACAACCTGTCCAGGTTCCCGCAGGCGGTGATCCTGGACCTCACCGAGTTCACCGGTCGAATCCCGGTGGAGCTCACGGGTTCCGTACCCTTTCCCGCCATAGCGGACGACGGATACATGATCACGCTGCCCGGTCACGGCTTCTTCTGGTTCGCGTTGCAACCGGATCCGAAGTCCGGCGGAGTAGTGAGCGGACATCCGGTCAGTAGCGAAGCGGAACAGGCGGTGCAACAGTGA